A window of the Desulforapulum autotrophicum HRM2 genome harbors these coding sequences:
- a CDS encoding ATP-binding protein produces the protein MKHYISLRSKIIYIFSAMAATVVAGGICFLWYSYEIDAMLVTMVEKEVVLFKTAQDMELALANQKGFLTYYFVDGQVNWLKSLGQYREVFRQSLDRASSLNLSPDQREILEKIKTQYATYVAAKDQVIDSYRQSNVSESISLVHERHRGLFFSLLELCRGFTQNQWRVIQETEAKNHCRSVTLRWVGFSGMGVFLSLCTLLLLVLYRHILIPIRGLAIETGGSPAESHQDEVVSLKHSLEGMMKEFGDTHDALARSRQHLLHAERMVVVGEMAAGVAHTIRNPFTSIKMRMFSLSRSLDLTDIQNEDLQVISDEIARIDRIVQNFIEFARPPKLRLKLCSIQKVINSVITLLEYRLKEHNVELVFQPDTDLPGVMVDSDRLKEALVNLVTNACEAMEGGGRIVITESREVVPDVGDMAVISIVDNGPGIPQPILKDITNPFFTTKEEGSGLGLSIVERIVREHGGLFLIASGRSEGAEFIIKLPVKEIVHGSDTRH, from the coding sequence ATGAAACATTATATCTCCCTTAGATCGAAAATCATTTACATCTTTTCTGCCATGGCAGCCACGGTCGTGGCCGGCGGCATCTGCTTTCTGTGGTATTCCTATGAGATTGATGCCATGCTCGTGACCATGGTGGAAAAGGAGGTGGTCCTTTTTAAGACGGCCCAGGACATGGAGCTTGCACTTGCAAACCAGAAGGGGTTTCTGACCTATTATTTTGTGGACGGCCAGGTAAACTGGCTTAAATCCCTTGGCCAGTACCGGGAGGTGTTCCGTCAGAGCCTGGACCGTGCCTCGTCCCTGAACCTCAGTCCGGATCAGAGGGAAATTCTGGAAAAAATAAAAACCCAGTATGCCACCTATGTGGCGGCCAAGGACCAGGTGATCGACAGTTACCGTCAATCCAATGTATCGGAGAGCATCTCCCTTGTCCATGAACGCCATCGGGGGCTTTTTTTCAGTCTCCTCGAACTTTGCCGCGGGTTCACCCAGAATCAGTGGCGGGTTATCCAGGAGACAGAGGCGAAAAATCATTGTCGATCGGTCACTTTAAGGTGGGTGGGGTTTTCCGGCATGGGGGTCTTCCTCTCCCTGTGCACCCTTCTTTTGTTGGTTCTCTATCGCCACATCCTGATTCCCATCCGTGGGCTTGCCATTGAAACGGGTGGTTCACCGGCAGAGAGCCATCAGGATGAGGTTGTTTCGTTGAAACATTCCCTGGAGGGGATGATGAAGGAGTTTGGCGACACCCATGATGCCCTTGCCAGAAGTCGGCAGCACCTTCTCCATGCCGAAAGAATGGTTGTGGTGGGCGAAATGGCGGCGGGTGTTGCCCATACCATTCGAAATCCCTTTACTTCGATCAAGATGAGGATGTTTTCCCTGAGCCGATCCCTTGATCTCACCGATATTCAGAACGAGGATCTCCAGGTGATCTCCGATGAGATCGCAAGGATAGACCGGATTGTTCAGAATTTCATCGAGTTTGCGAGGCCCCCTAAACTGAGGCTTAAACTGTGCAGCATACAGAAGGTCATCAATTCGGTGATTACCCTTCTGGAATACCGGCTCAAGGAGCACAATGTGGAACTTGTGTTTCAGCCTGACACAGATCTTCCCGGGGTCATGGTGGACAGTGACCGGCTCAAGGAGGCCCTGGTGAATCTGGTCACCAACGCCTGCGAGGCCATGGAGGGGGGCGGACGCATTGTCATCACTGAATCCCGGGAGGTTGTCCCGGATGTCGGGGATATGGCCGTTATCTCCATTGTTGACAATGGACCGGGTATTCCACAGCCAATCTTAAAGGATATCACCAACCCCTTCTTTACCACCAAGGAGGAGGGCTCCGGTCTTGGGTTGAGCATTGTTGAAAGGATTGTCCGGGAGCATGGAGGACTTTTTCTAATCGCATCGGGCAGGTCTGAAGGGGCTGAATTCATCATAAAACTACCAGTCAAGGAGATCGTTCATGGGTCTGATACTCGTCATTGA